The window CCCTCTCGTTGCATTTATTTACTTGATTTATCATTACTTTATTCATCAAACATTAATTAATCATTTGCCAGCGTTTCTACAAGACTCCTCTAAAAACCGTATACATACTAACAATGTATTAAAGGTAGTCATTTTTATTTATTCTGCATTGCTTGGTATGTTGACGCATGTCGCATGGGATTCTTTTACACATAAAAATGGTTATATGGTTCAAAAATTCCCAACGATTTTGGCAAACACGTTTACCATTGATCGTTTTGAAATCCCATTGTATAAATTTTTACAACATGGGGGGACATTATTCGGTCTAATTTTAATCGTTGGTTATGTGTATTTCAGGACTTTATCTCAAAAACAAAAAAAGATGAACATTCCTACGAAACAAAAGCTCACTTTTTGGTTATCTCTTATTCTTTTAACGCTATTCATCGTATTTTTCTGGTATGTTATAGACTATGTTTCGATTTTAAGCTATGGAATCGTTGTCGTTAGAATAATCGATTCATTTTTCATTAGTTTATTAATCATTTCATTATTTTATAAATTTATTCAAAAAAGATAGCAAACGAAGTGAATATCAGTAGACTTTCATTTGCAAAGTTAGTATTTTATGAGAAAATCAATTATGCCTCGGCATAATTGCGTCCAGATTTATTTCGGGCCTATCCGAAAAGCTCCCCTTAAAATCTGTGACATCCGCCGGAGGCTCTATCTTCATTCAGTTGGTGTCCAAACGCCTACTGAATAAAGATAGAAAGTTAGAAAGGAAGATTGTACAAATTATGACGACTTTAACTAAAATCACGCCAAGCTACGATCCGTGGGAAGCGTATTTAGATATCGAAAAACACGGACAAATGACCCTATCGAATATCGAATTTACAACGACGAATCTTTGTAATATGCGCTGTGCACATTGCGCTGTCGGTTACACCCTTCAAACGAAAGACCCAGACGCATTACCAATTGAATTAATTTTAAAGCGCTTAGACGAAATTCCACATTTACAAACGCTCTCCATTACAGGCGGCGAACCAATGATGAGTAAAAAGTCGATTCAAAATTATGTGTTACCGTTATTAAAATATGCTCATGAACGAGGCGTCCGAACACAGATGAACTCCAATTTAACAATCGAGGGCACGCGTTATTTAGAAATTGCACCGTATTTAGATGTGCTACATATTTCGCATAACTGGGGTACGATTGAAGAATTTGTGGAGACAGGCTTTGCTATGATGGATCGAAAACCAACTGTTGAGCAAAGAGCAGCACTGTTCCAACGCATGATTGATAATTCAA is drawn from Solibacillus sp. R5-41 and contains these coding sequences:
- a CDS encoding DUF4184 family protein, with amino-acid sequence MPLTFAHPAAVLPFSRKSKYIHFSALVLGSMAPDFEYFLRGQPIGAIGHTFSGFLYYNLPLVAFIYLIYHYFIHQTLINHLPAFLQDSSKNRIHTNNVLKVVIFIYSALLGMLTHVAWDSFTHKNGYMVQKFPTILANTFTIDRFEIPLYKFLQHGGTLFGLILIVGYVYFRTLSQKQKKMNIPTKQKLTFWLSLILLTLFIVFFWYVIDYVSILSYGIVVVRIIDSFFISLLIISLFYKFIQKR